The following are from one region of the Petrotoga mobilis SJ95 genome:
- the fliQ gene encoding flagellar biosynthesis protein FliQ — protein MSEEVLIEIFENGIMLFLKVVSPILIISVAVGLIISIFQAVTQLHEQTLTFAPKIIITFLALVLMFSWIMQNLSDFSFELFTYYLGMI, from the coding sequence ATGAGCGAAGAGGTACTAATAGAGATTTTTGAAAACGGTATAATGCTTTTTCTAAAAGTGGTCTCTCCAATTTTAATAATAAGTGTGGCGGTAGGGTTGATTATTAGTATATTTCAAGCCGTTACACAGCTTCACGAGCAGACGTTGACATTTGCTCCTAAAATTATAATAACTTTTTTAGCGTTGGTTTTGATGTTCTCTTGGATAATGCAAAATTTATCAGATTTTTCATTCGAGTTATTCACTTATTATTTAGGGATGATTTAG
- the cheY gene encoding chemotaxis protein CheY, translating to MAKTVLIVDDAAFMRMMLKDILTKANYEVVGEASNGQEAVEKYQELKPNFVTMDITMPIKDGIQAIKEIKKIDPNAKIIVCSAMGQQAMVIESIQAGAKDFIVKPFQANRVIEALQKLE from the coding sequence ATGGCTAAAACTGTCTTAATAGTGGATGATGCTGCTTTTATGAGAATGATGTTAAAAGACATATTAACTAAAGCAAATTATGAAGTAGTAGGGGAAGCTAGCAACGGTCAAGAAGCGGTTGAAAAGTATCAAGAGCTGAAACCAAATTTTGTGACAATGGATATAACTATGCCCATTAAAGATGGTATTCAAGCTATAAAAGAGATAAAGAAAATAGACCCTAACGCTAAGATTATAGTTTGCAGTGCTATGGGGCAGCAAGCTATGGTTATAGAATCGATTCAGGCTGGTGCCAAGGATTTTATTGTAAAACCATTCCAGGCTAATAGGGTTATAGAAGCCTTACAAAAATTGGAGTAG
- the fliP gene encoding flagellar type III secretion system pore protein FliP (The bacterial flagellar biogenesis protein FliP forms a type III secretion system (T3SS)-type pore required for flagellar assembly.): MRKVKTIITLILFILAFSLVFSQNTVQLPGVDIQINPNEEVNTLTPTLTILLIVTVLSLAPGFLMLFTSFTRIVVVLSFLRQAMGTRQAPPNQVMLALALFLTIMIMFPVFNGVYQEAIIPYNQNEISYEEAIQISWLQFKDFMISEIVAHKNEDDIYMLSSSMNVEIDNIEETPFQILVPAFAISELEIAFKMSILLYLPFIIVDMVVASILLSMGMIMIPPILISLPFKIMIFVMVNGWDLIIGGLVRSFVGG, encoded by the coding sequence ATTAGAAAAGTAAAGACGATAATAACCCTTATTCTTTTTATCCTAGCTTTTAGCTTAGTTTTTTCTCAAAATACCGTTCAACTCCCAGGGGTAGATATACAAATAAACCCAAATGAAGAAGTTAATACTTTAACGCCGACGTTGACAATACTTTTAATAGTAACTGTTTTGTCCTTAGCCCCAGGGTTTTTAATGTTATTTACTTCATTTACAAGAATAGTTGTGGTGTTAAGTTTTTTGAGACAGGCAATGGGCACTAGGCAAGCACCTCCAAATCAAGTAATGTTGGCTTTGGCCCTTTTTTTGACTATAATGATAATGTTCCCAGTTTTTAATGGGGTGTATCAAGAGGCGATTATTCCGTACAATCAAAATGAAATTAGTTACGAAGAAGCTATACAAATTAGTTGGCTACAATTCAAAGATTTCATGATTTCAGAGATTGTAGCCCATAAAAATGAAGACGATATCTATATGCTTTCATCTTCAATGAATGTAGAGATAGATAATATCGAAGAAACTCCTTTTCAAATTCTGGTACCTGCCTTTGCAATAAGTGAGTTAGAAATTGCCTTTAAAATGAGTATATTGCTCTATTTACCTTTTATAATAGTAGATATGGTGGTAGCGAGTATTCTGTTATCTATGGGGATGATCATGATACCTCCGATTCTGATTTCTTTACCTTTTAAAATAATGATTTTTGTAATGGTAAATGGATGGGACCTCATAATTGGTGGATTAGTGAGGAGTTTTGTGGGAGGATGA
- the flhB gene encoding flagellar biosynthesis protein FlhB, whose amino-acid sequence MGRSVYYSILSTNGMDKKFNDPSISINLQLFADPDKTEDPTPRRLEKAREEGNIPQSNEFNMAVSFLSISLFLWIIFEPLLNDIFKVFYDYLSLDLDYSPTDLLGYEITAHMNLYIKLILFFVVAVVVSTLLGMIQTKFLFTFKSLKLDLSKINPIKGFKRLFSLRSVVELIKALLKLTILGLLTYNIIKSNWFKILSLAGEETGFSFNVIFDLVINILFQLGIVLLLLSLFDFWYQRYEYKKELKMSKYEVKQERKEIEGNPEIKQRQRELMRNLARSRMMQKVPEADVVITNPTHYAVAIEYKAEEMQAPIVVAKGKDEVAFKIREIAFKHGIPILERPALAREIYEKVELNEEIPEDLYTLVAEVLAYVYKLSS is encoded by the coding sequence TTGGGAAGATCAGTTTACTACTCTATTCTTTCAACTAATGGAATGGATAAAAAATTCAATGATCCTTCTATTTCAATAAACCTTCAACTTTTTGCGGATCCAGATAAAACTGAGGATCCAACACCTAGACGTTTAGAAAAAGCTCGAGAAGAGGGAAACATTCCTCAATCGAATGAATTTAACATGGCGGTTAGTTTTTTATCAATTTCGCTTTTTTTGTGGATAATATTTGAGCCACTCCTTAACGATATTTTTAAGGTATTTTATGATTATTTATCTTTAGATTTAGACTATTCACCAACAGATTTGCTTGGATATGAGATTACAGCACACATGAACTTATACATAAAATTGATACTGTTTTTTGTCGTTGCCGTTGTAGTTTCTACCCTTTTGGGAATGATCCAAACCAAATTTTTGTTTACTTTTAAATCTTTAAAATTGGATCTGAGCAAGATAAACCCCATTAAAGGATTCAAAAGGTTATTTTCTTTAAGATCTGTTGTAGAGCTTATAAAGGCCCTTTTAAAATTAACCATATTAGGATTGTTAACTTACAATATAATAAAGTCCAATTGGTTTAAGATACTCTCGTTGGCAGGGGAAGAAACCGGTTTTTCCTTTAATGTGATTTTTGATTTAGTTATTAATATACTGTTTCAATTAGGAATAGTCCTACTTCTTCTCAGTTTGTTTGATTTTTGGTATCAGAGGTATGAATATAAAAAAGAGCTAAAAATGAGCAAGTATGAGGTCAAACAAGAACGAAAAGAAATTGAAGGGAACCCTGAAATTAAACAAAGACAAAGAGAATTGATGAGAAATTTAGCAAGAAGTAGGATGATGCAAAAAGTCCCAGAGGCGGATGTTGTTATCACCAACCCTACTCATTATGCCGTTGCGATAGAGTACAAAGCTGAGGAAATGCAGGCGCCCATAGTTGTAGCAAAAGGAAAAGATGAAGTAGCTTTTAAGATAAGAGAAATTGCCTTTAAACACGGAATTCCTATCTTAGAAAGACCTGCTTTGGCAAGGGAAATTTATGAGAAAGTTGAATTAAACGAAGAAATACCAGAAGATCTGTACACCTTGGTTGCAGAGGTACTAGCTTACGTCTACAAACTCAGTTCTTAA
- the flhA gene encoding flagellar biosynthesis protein FlhA produces the protein MNFTRIKGLDVIISILIVGIVVLMVIPIPTFLLDFLQLLNIIISIIILLATLYLKRALDISIFPSLLLVMTIFRLALNVSSTRLILLNGKNFEGKVIRAFGDFVVGGNYIVGIIIFLILVIIQFLVITKGTERISEVAARFTLDAMPGKQMSIDADMSSGLINEEEARQRREDIRREADFYGAMDGASKFVRGDAIAGLIITLINLVGGLIIGMLQQGLTIAEAAEVFALLTVGDGLVAQIPALLISTSAGMIVSRAASKDNFGVDLIRQLTSDTRVLNIAGGIIIVLGLLTPIPVFPSLILGAGLLFVAYANRANEGQLAYETTGSAGVGMGTSAAPKAEKRGVSGGFAPPLTTPEEVSEVLQGDTIEVDIGYGLIPLADPDQGGDLLDRITVVRKQLAYELGIVISPIRIRDSVLLSSNEYVIKLRGVEVGRFELIPDRLLAINSGMATEELPGIKTKEPAFGLVAFWIDESLKEEAIEKGYTTVDAPSVFATHLSETIKKYAHEIIGTKEIEILIDGLRVNYANLVDTLIPTMLKMHELKKVLSELLYERVSIRNLPLIFESLIEGADKYGNNIENLVEYVRRSLGRQIVENLKSDDGELHVSALDPTIEKKLSESIRDSDSGRVIILEPEYSNILVQRISKSLENMMMKGFNPILICSKNIRYPFARFTLKFVQNISIVAYEEIPSDTSLNVNEIVKIEGVGSNAN, from the coding sequence ATGAATTTTACTAGAATAAAAGGGTTAGATGTAATAATTTCCATACTTATTGTTGGAATAGTTGTGTTGATGGTAATACCTATTCCTACCTTTTTGCTAGACTTTTTGCAACTTTTAAACATAATCATTTCAATAATAATCTTGTTAGCAACCTTATATTTGAAAAGGGCATTGGATATTTCTATTTTTCCGTCTTTGTTACTGGTCATGACCATCTTTAGGTTGGCATTGAACGTGTCGTCTACTCGTTTGATACTCCTAAACGGTAAAAATTTTGAAGGAAAAGTAATAAGGGCCTTCGGCGACTTTGTTGTTGGTGGTAATTATATTGTTGGAATCATTATCTTTTTGATCCTTGTTATAATACAATTTCTTGTAATTACTAAAGGAACAGAAAGAATATCCGAAGTAGCCGCAAGGTTCACTTTGGATGCCATGCCTGGCAAACAGATGAGTATAGATGCTGACATGTCTTCAGGGTTGATTAATGAAGAAGAAGCTAGGCAAAGAAGAGAAGACATACGAAGAGAAGCCGACTTTTATGGAGCTATGGATGGAGCTAGTAAATTTGTGAGGGGGGACGCAATAGCCGGTTTAATAATAACTCTAATAAATTTAGTTGGAGGATTAATAATTGGGATGCTACAGCAGGGACTGACTATCGCAGAGGCAGCGGAAGTATTTGCCTTACTCACGGTAGGGGATGGACTCGTTGCTCAAATTCCTGCGTTGTTAATTTCAACCTCTGCAGGTATGATAGTATCAAGAGCCGCTTCAAAAGATAATTTTGGGGTAGATTTAATAAGACAACTTACTTCTGACACGAGAGTTTTAAATATAGCAGGCGGAATAATAATAGTTTTAGGCCTATTAACACCAATCCCAGTTTTTCCATCGTTGATTTTAGGAGCAGGTTTACTCTTCGTAGCATACGCGAATAGAGCTAACGAAGGCCAGCTAGCTTACGAAACAACAGGTTCTGCTGGTGTAGGTATGGGAACTTCGGCTGCACCAAAAGCTGAAAAAAGAGGGGTTTCTGGCGGATTTGCACCACCTCTTACAACTCCAGAAGAAGTTTCAGAAGTTTTACAAGGTGACACAATTGAGGTAGACATTGGCTATGGATTGATACCTTTAGCTGATCCTGATCAAGGTGGAGACCTATTAGATAGGATAACCGTTGTTCGAAAACAATTGGCATATGAATTGGGTATAGTCATCTCTCCCATTCGAATAAGAGACAGCGTTCTATTAAGTTCGAACGAATACGTTATTAAATTAAGAGGTGTTGAAGTTGGTAGATTTGAATTGATCCCCGATAGACTTCTTGCTATAAACTCAGGCATGGCGACTGAAGAATTGCCCGGTATAAAGACAAAAGAGCCTGCCTTCGGGTTGGTAGCCTTCTGGATAGACGAAAGTTTAAAAGAGGAGGCTATAGAAAAAGGTTACACTACTGTTGATGCCCCCAGTGTTTTCGCCACCCACCTTTCTGAAACCATCAAAAAATATGCTCATGAAATTATTGGAACCAAAGAAATAGAAATATTGATAGACGGATTGAGAGTTAATTATGCTAATCTAGTAGATACATTAATTCCAACCATGCTAAAAATGCATGAACTAAAAAAAGTTTTGAGTGAACTATTGTATGAAAGAGTTTCAATAAGAAATCTCCCTTTAATTTTTGAAAGTTTGATAGAGGGAGCTGATAAATATGGGAACAATATAGAGAATTTAGTAGAGTATGTTAGAAGGTCACTGGGAAGGCAAATAGTTGAAAATTTAAAATCTGATGATGGAGAATTACACGTCTCGGCTTTGGATCCAACTATAGAGAAAAAATTATCTGAATCGATAAGGGATTCCGATTCGGGAAGGGTTATAATACTCGAGCCAGAATATTCAAATATTTTAGTACAAAGAATATCAAAGTCTCTGGAAAATATGATGATGAAAGGATTTAACCCTATATTGATTTGTTCTAAAAACATACGATACCCGTTTGCCAGATTTACACTAAAATTTGTTCAAAACATCAGTATTGTAGCATACGAAGAGATACCTTCAGATACCTCTCTCAACGTAAATGAAATAGTGAAAATAGAAGGTGTGGGATCCAATGCAAATTAA
- a CDS encoding chemotaxis protein CheA produces the protein MSNYDVYLNVFLEESKENIQELNDLLLELEKDKSNLEIINNIFRVIHTLKGMAGTMEFDTLAKFSHKLENVLDSLRNKNIDLTDDLMDFLFKASDALEESISDIEQGGNGGIEKLEKLLDKINSYVESTGSSKSAKYKATGKEENLVKQNNEIYSKMGEETKELLENVFKKAKENNLNFLILKVILEDGVQLKQARAYAIHHKLEDNGCEIVYTYPSVEEIEKENFDKELIFGIVTSKSIGEIAELVNKVAEVESVYVDEFSANNLFGSKEENKDEEEGSKEEGIENNKKEVKLSRSIRVDINKLDDLMNLMAELVIARSRIIETLSKYDVKEVDESLTQLSRITLDLQNVVMKIRMVPVAFVFNRFPRLVRDLAKELGKKVNFVIQGEETELDRTVVDEIGEPLVHLLRNSLDHGIEGPHERLAKGKPETGTLKLSARHEGNGVIIEVEDDGKGFDVNEILRTAINKGLISSSEASKLSEEEIYNFVFLPGFSTKTVSTELSGRGVGMDVVKSTIESLKGNISLETKKGKGTKISIRLPLTLAIIEALLITVNEQVYAIPIANIDTTQRLSDGELKIVQGQEVFLLRGEVMPVVRLRKLFGYEKKKDSSSEYIIIVKLGNKKYGVVVDRLLGQDDIVIKSLGSLLKDVKEFSGGAILGDGRIALILDVASLI, from the coding sequence TTGTCGAATTACGATGTATATTTAAATGTTTTTTTAGAGGAATCTAAAGAAAATATTCAAGAACTTAACGACCTTCTACTTGAACTTGAAAAAGATAAAAGTAACTTAGAAATAATAAATAATATTTTCAGAGTAATCCATACCTTAAAGGGTATGGCAGGGACAATGGAGTTTGACACGTTGGCTAAATTTTCCCACAAATTGGAAAATGTGTTAGATTCATTAAGAAATAAAAATATTGATTTAACTGATGATCTGATGGATTTTTTATTTAAAGCTTCGGATGCATTAGAAGAAAGTATTTCAGATATAGAACAAGGTGGAAATGGCGGTATAGAAAAGTTGGAAAAACTTTTGGATAAAATTAACTCTTATGTGGAGTCAACAGGTTCGTCTAAATCGGCCAAGTATAAAGCAACCGGAAAAGAAGAAAATCTAGTCAAACAAAATAATGAAATATATTCTAAAATGGGCGAAGAAACTAAAGAGCTTTTAGAGAATGTTTTTAAAAAAGCCAAAGAAAATAATCTGAACTTTTTAATTTTGAAGGTTATTTTAGAAGATGGCGTTCAGTTAAAGCAGGCAAGAGCTTACGCAATACACCACAAATTAGAAGATAATGGCTGTGAGATAGTTTATACTTACCCCAGCGTCGAAGAGATAGAAAAAGAAAATTTTGATAAAGAGTTAATTTTTGGGATTGTTACCTCGAAAAGTATTGGAGAAATAGCAGAACTCGTTAATAAAGTTGCCGAAGTAGAATCAGTTTATGTGGATGAATTTTCAGCGAATAACCTTTTTGGATCAAAAGAAGAGAATAAAGATGAGGAAGAAGGGTCAAAAGAAGAGGGCATAGAGAATAACAAAAAAGAAGTTAAGCTTTCAAGAAGTATAAGAGTAGATATAAATAAATTGGATGATTTGATGAATTTAATGGCAGAACTCGTTATAGCACGAAGTAGAATTATTGAAACTTTAAGTAAGTACGATGTAAAAGAAGTAGATGAAAGTTTAACTCAGCTTTCAAGAATAACCTTAGATCTTCAAAATGTTGTCATGAAAATTAGAATGGTTCCTGTCGCATTCGTCTTCAATCGGTTTCCAAGGCTTGTACGGGATCTTGCAAAAGAATTGGGTAAAAAAGTGAACTTTGTAATTCAAGGAGAAGAGACAGAATTAGATAGAACAGTTGTTGATGAAATAGGAGAACCCTTAGTTCATTTATTAAGAAACTCTTTGGATCATGGTATTGAAGGTCCTCACGAACGATTAGCCAAAGGTAAACCTGAAACTGGGACTTTGAAGTTATCAGCCAGACATGAAGGAAATGGAGTTATCATAGAAGTCGAAGATGATGGGAAAGGGTTTGATGTAAATGAAATACTCCGAACAGCTATAAATAAGGGATTGATTAGTTCATCAGAAGCATCAAAATTAAGCGAAGAGGAGATATACAATTTTGTCTTTTTACCAGGTTTTTCTACTAAAACAGTTTCTACGGAATTATCAGGTAGAGGGGTTGGAATGGATGTAGTTAAAAGTACAATAGAAAGTTTAAAGGGTAATATTTCTTTGGAAACAAAAAAAGGAAAAGGTACAAAGATAAGTATAAGGTTACCTCTTACCTTAGCAATTATCGAAGCCCTTCTAATAACTGTAAATGAGCAAGTATATGCCATACCTATTGCTAACATTGATACAACTCAAAGACTGAGTGATGGCGAGCTAAAAATTGTTCAAGGTCAAGAAGTTTTCCTTTTGCGAGGGGAAGTAATGCCTGTAGTACGTTTAAGAAAGTTATTTGGTTATGAAAAGAAAAAAGATTCTTCAAGTGAGTATATTATTATTGTCAAATTAGGGAACAAAAAATATGGTGTTGTTGTAGATAGATTATTAGGTCAAGACGATATAGTTATCAAATCCTTGGGATCTTTGCTGAAAGATGTTAAAGAATTTAGCGGTGGAGCAATTTTAGGAGATGGAAGAATTGCTCTAATATTAGATGTAGCTTCTCTAATATAA
- a CDS encoding chemotaxis protein CheW: MEDVLSFKIVDQEYALPIENIESVVDKTDVTPVPNSKYFVVGLINLRGRIVPVIELTKILGIEVPEDHIYQNILVLKINEEEIGMYVDEVENVLSIDPEKLEKFQSKESVYSDKVKGVIKIENRLIVYLDLESVLEAELEK, from the coding sequence ATGGAAGACGTTCTTTCTTTCAAAATTGTGGATCAAGAATATGCTTTACCAATAGAGAATATAGAAAGTGTTGTTGATAAGACTGATGTAACACCCGTTCCAAATTCAAAATACTTCGTAGTTGGTTTAATCAATTTACGAGGAAGAATAGTTCCTGTTATCGAATTAACTAAGATTTTAGGGATTGAAGTTCCAGAAGACCACATCTATCAAAATATCCTTGTTTTAAAAATAAACGAAGAGGAAATAGGAATGTATGTAGATGAAGTTGAAAACGTTCTTTCCATAGATCCTGAAAAGTTGGAAAAATTTCAATCAAAAGAGTCAGTTTATTCGGATAAAGTTAAAGGCGTTATAAAGATAGAAAATAGGTTGATAGTATATTTAGATTTAGAAAGTGTCTTAGAGGCTGAGTTAGAAAAGTAA
- a CDS encoding flagellar biosynthetic protein FliO, with translation MPTNYATPTNNLVNVSFWFVAIILLIILLVVFYYILAKTLKKGPKSKEVKMVKKYYLDRNLYVGVLKVFKEYYLILATSNSSEIVRKLEEEEVQEIMNEHPKFLETFSNILKKDKIPRGREEKKLEK, from the coding sequence ATGCCCACTAACTATGCAACGCCGACCAATAATTTGGTTAATGTATCATTTTGGTTTGTAGCCATAATTTTACTCATCATACTTCTTGTGGTATTTTATTATATACTGGCTAAAACATTAAAAAAGGGCCCTAAAAGCAAAGAAGTTAAGATGGTAAAAAAATACTATCTAGATAGGAATTTATACGTTGGAGTATTGAAAGTTTTTAAAGAATATTACCTTATTTTGGCTACTTCCAATTCCAGTGAAATAGTAAGAAAATTAGAAGAAGAAGAGGTTCAAGAAATTATGAATGAACATCCTAAATTTCTTGAAACCTTTTCAAATATATTGAAAAAAGATAAAATTCCAAGGGGAAGGGAAGAGAAAAAATTAGAAAAGTAA
- a CDS encoding CinA family nicotinamide mononucleotide deamidase-related protein: protein MKSCIIATGNELTEGIILDKNSKYLAERLKSVGYDTLKITNVKDDLSLIKLSIEESLEMCDIIFLTGGLGPTQDDLTVQAVSESCNIDIVFNEELFEKIKKYYYNKTGKYLSILKKQSYVLKNAEILQNPVGSAPGQKVHFNGHTIYLLPGPYNEMKAIFDTHIYDELKSNMKNDHVEYSLYFYGLTEAELMQEVSVILKNFDYSTKIEEYIGPSLRIRMQKNDDFEPILEKILSQFSRYFIGFKSLEITLFDVLMKSSKTLSFAESCTGGMLSDTLVSIPGASNVFKGSLVTYSNESKVRLLDVKKETIEKFGAVSEETVKEMAYGLKKIMESDICVSVSGIAGPSLGSEQKPVGTVWYGFLINEDFFALKNVFTGDRDEIRKRATYFAFWNILDLVRKRYL from the coding sequence TTGAAGTCTTGTATAATTGCGACGGGTAATGAATTAACAGAAGGTATAATATTGGACAAAAACTCAAAATACCTAGCCGAAAGGCTCAAATCTGTTGGATATGATACTTTAAAAATAACGAATGTAAAAGATGATTTATCTTTGATAAAGTTATCCATAGAAGAATCGTTAGAGATGTGTGATATAATATTTCTAACAGGTGGTTTGGGACCAACACAGGACGATTTGACAGTTCAAGCTGTTTCTGAAAGTTGTAATATAGATATTGTATTTAACGAAGAATTATTTGAGAAAATAAAAAAGTATTATTACAACAAAACCGGGAAATACTTAAGTATCCTAAAAAAACAAAGCTACGTTTTAAAAAATGCTGAGATACTACAAAATCCTGTAGGAAGTGCACCAGGACAAAAAGTTCATTTTAACGGTCACACTATTTATTTACTGCCAGGACCTTATAATGAGATGAAAGCAATCTTTGATACGCATATATATGATGAATTAAAAAGTAATATGAAAAACGATCATGTAGAATATTCACTTTACTTTTATGGCTTAACAGAAGCTGAGTTAATGCAAGAAGTTTCAGTCATCTTGAAAAATTTTGATTACTCTACAAAAATAGAAGAATACATAGGTCCCAGTTTAAGAATTAGAATGCAAAAAAATGACGATTTTGAACCCATATTAGAAAAGATATTGTCTCAATTTAGTAGGTATTTTATTGGTTTTAAAAGTTTAGAAATTACTTTATTTGATGTATTAATGAAGTCTTCAAAAACACTTTCTTTTGCGGAGTCATGTACTGGAGGGATGCTTTCGGATACATTGGTATCCATTCCAGGTGCTTCTAATGTGTTTAAAGGTTCATTGGTGACGTATTCTAATGAATCAAAAGTAAGATTATTGGACGTCAAAAAAGAAACCATAGAAAAATTTGGAGCTGTTAGCGAAGAAACCGTCAAAGAAATGGCATATGGTTTGAAGAAAATCATGGAAAGTGATATCTGTGTGTCTGTTAGTGGCATAGCAGGGCCAAGCTTAGGAAGTGAACAAAAACCAGTTGGGACAGTTTGGTATGGTTTTCTCATTAACGAAGATTTTTTTGCCCTAAAAAATGTTTTTACAGGGGATAGGGATGAAATTCGAAAAAGAGCCACGTATTTTGCTTTTTGGAATATTTTAGATTTGGTTCGAAAACGATATCTTTAG
- the fliR gene encoding flagellar biosynthetic protein FliR, translated as MENLTYQLWVYFFIFARVAGITFFIPFFSTTFVPVHIKVFITLFISYLVLFEVNGTFPINSSPLVIIFYLLMNFVFGSSVGLIANILFYAFQFAGETIGIQMGFAMANVFDPVTSDEVSLVSELSFLFSMLLFFIFKGPLILYSIIIDSFNKVPVVFTLAPDGFMVFSQKLFDVFTIGLQLSMPFIAFMILLKVALGIVSRLIPQVNVFMVGIPLEILVGFLLFLGVILIWEDQFTTLFFQLMEWIKNSMILLFQ; from the coding sequence TTGGAAAATTTAACATACCAACTATGGGTTTATTTTTTCATTTTTGCTAGAGTGGCTGGAATCACCTTTTTCATTCCTTTTTTTAGCACTACTTTTGTCCCCGTTCATATAAAAGTTTTTATAACGCTCTTTATTTCTTATTTGGTGCTATTTGAGGTTAACGGTACTTTCCCTATAAATTCATCGCCTTTAGTAATAATATTTTATTTGTTGATGAATTTTGTTTTTGGAAGTAGCGTAGGATTAATAGCTAATATTTTGTTTTATGCCTTTCAATTTGCAGGGGAGACGATAGGTATACAAATGGGATTTGCGATGGCGAATGTTTTTGATCCAGTAACTAGCGATGAAGTTTCTTTGGTTTCTGAGCTTTCATTTTTATTCAGTATGTTGCTTTTTTTTATCTTTAAAGGACCTTTAATTTTATACTCAATAATTATAGATTCTTTCAACAAGGTTCCCGTGGTTTTTACTCTAGCGCCTGATGGATTTATGGTTTTTTCCCAAAAATTATTTGATGTATTCACTATAGGACTTCAACTTTCGATGCCGTTTATTGCATTTATGATCCTTTTGAAAGTTGCTTTGGGAATAGTTTCTAGATTGATCCCACAGGTTAATGTTTTTATGGTGGGTATCCCACTAGAAATACTGGTAGGATTTTTACTTTTCTTAGGAGTGATATTGATTTGGGAAGATCAGTTTACTACTCTATTCTTTCAACTAATGGAATGGATAAAAAATTCAATGATCCTTCTATTTCAATAA